The sequence AAATAtctctgttttgaaactcaatttttagaaaatcgagtttcaatgaaaaactcaatttgatgaaaatcgAGTAATGTGAGGAATTttacatggaactcaagttccatgtatttttttttagtttgatttcacataacttgattttctaaaaatcgagtttttcattgaaacttgatttttagaaaattgagtttaaaacAAAGGCATTTTGCTAGATAGTTTCAGAACATGGGCATTTTGCTGGAAAGTTTTAGCGAAAGggacaaatgcccattttggcccttTATCTTGCATACTtaatttcctattttttttttaatctttttttcctttgtgtCATTTGTACTTAGCAAGGAAAGATATAGAGTCTTTGAACACATGCATATTGTATATGAGGAAATTAGATACATCTTATTTTAAATCAAAACATGATACAAACCgaattataagaaaataattgaaaGGTAAGATCATGATTCCATTGATTCtaaaacattttcataaaataactGTCACAATCACTAGTCACATATGCATTATACCTCAAAAGACTAGTTAAGTTACAATTATGTGCACAAATATGGTTTTGTGAACACTCCCATGCAACCTTCACTCATATTTAATCAAATATCAATTCATATAATTCCAGAgaatcacaaattcacaataGCATAACATTAGATGATCATGATCTTTTCTACTACATGTTTTACATCAAGTCCCTACAAAATTAACCATCAAATCTCAATCGTTGTCAATTGTTTTGGATGCATACAGAAGACAATGTCTATATTAGAGATAAATACAAGAACTAtctgtattattttaattacattACATGTCACCATCAATTCATCATCATGAATTCCTGATTAATAGTGTATTAAGAATAATTCTATTAtccctataaaaaaaaggaataattcTATTTTCAATTACTATGTAAATTGCTATCATCTGCCTTCAAAATCCCATCAATCTATTCAGTTGGTTAATTCCACCATCAATTGCTACCAGTCAGCTGTATCGAGCACACAATTTTATTGATGGTCTACTTTCTGAATGTGGTCTCAAGTATAGTCcacacaaataatatatattttttggctgcataaaaaataaaagaaatgtgaTTTAATTTAAAGTTTCATCATTCATGTATCATATTATTGTTAAAGTCCAATTTTGTTTACGTGTTTCCGTGTTgcgttttttacttttttgcttcCAATTAATAAACACCATATTAGAATGTTAAACTTCACAATGATACTGATATCATACTTTCCCAATAATCTGGCTTTTGAATACAAATTTCCCATATTATTCTatggatttggatttagatCCCTCTCATATAAACTCAATCAcacggaaaagaaaaatgaaatttttagaatttaaattggCATATTCCATGTGCTAAATTAGGTGCCAATGAAGgttgtttaagtgttaaaaACAAGTGTAATTAAGTTAGGTCGTAAGAGTTTTTCAAAGAACTGTTTGAAGATGTTGAAGAACATAAGATTTGGTCAAGCGAAATCAGGATTCACTCAAGTGATCATTAAATTTAGGTAGAAGTTCACACATCGTTGTGTGAACTTCTACCTAACTCTTGTTTTTGCGAGATTATGGAAACAAGATTTCTTCTTTTACATGAATACTGATTTAAAAtagtgttttgtgtgtgtgtataaatatatatatatatatatatatatattaaacactAAGCAAGTTGTATCTAGCACTTtaactctaaacaatgttatattactcaatattttttaaattcatgtaaattttgacaaattcactgttaaattacattatcttcgtatattctccatacttgcaaaatttcaaggcgatcaaagattaataaccatgtcatcaatcaattgtttaaattcaagtttttgtagtttaaaataatgcataaaagatgaatttatgtatcaaatggtaaataatatccaactgatatgaaaattggcatgaatattaagaatatatagaatCAAtgataagattttcaaaatatgaattatataacaagttattgagtggtgaaacattacttagagttaagTCAAGTGTAAGTGAGTAAATTTGATGCATGAATTTCAAGACAAGAATACTACTATACTTTCTTGAGAGCCTATATTGAAAGCCAGGATGCTTTCTCGTTGAAGATGTTGTTGGgataaacaccttggggagctttcttgagtaattaatataacatatagagacactttaacccaaaagaccTAAAACCAATaagtatgtgctcaattatattatattaaccactcattcttctcatatTTATTCAATGTAgaacttcactcacacgtgtaacccaacaatctccccctcatGTGTGAGTCTCTGCCTCTCTGTGAGCTTCAAGACCTCTCTGTGggccatgaacaagtcctacttACTCCCCCTTACCTAATgggcttttcacttcatcaacgcATCATCCATGGGAACCATGTGTCAACCCTGCACGCACATCCATGGGAACCTCACTCGTCCATGTCCATGGGAACCTCACACCACACCATCATTTAGCACCATTAGCAATATTCCTTTGTggagcttttctttttctttttttctctaggATCTTTGTGTGTGGGTCATTTAGGCTTTCTTTGTCCCCACTGGGTAGGGACTATAAACACCTCACCACCTTTGCCGTACACCATCATGGGCTTTGATACCGCTTGTTGTTGGGAGAAACACCTTGGGGAGCTTctttgagtaattaatataacatatagagacactttaacccaaaagaccTAAGCCCAATGAGTATGTGCTCagttatgttatattaaccactcattcttctcatttttattcaatgtggAACTTCATCCACACGTGTTACCCAACAGGAAAGTTCTTcaaagtttttcacttcatcatcAAATTATATGagctttttattgctttattttattatttttgagattGTGGTGATTTAGTATTGCGGTATATTAATTGGTGAATTGCTAACTTTGTATTAAGTTATGATTAATCCCGCTAACTAGAGCTTTGGTGTCTAAATCATTTTTTCATACTGGTTCGAAGTTTTTCATTAAAGttttccaaatcaaaacaacattttttataaagtttcGTAGTTTTTCATTTAGGTTTTCCAGATAAAAAACAAGAATATATCATGGAATATAAGATGAAAGGCCAACCGCGATTGAAGCtttatagtatttatttattttcttgcttaGATAAGGTTCAAAATAGTGACTTATTAGTTAAGCAATTAGGTTTAATAGGAATAAAAGTCATATGATATTGATGGAAGGTTACTTTCAAAGAGATCAACCTCGGCCTAATAGATAGACACAATATATGATTCAATATACTGAAAAACATGAATTAAAACGATAATCAAGGTATTGGATTTCTCtttaattacaatatatatattagtagtTAAATTTCAATTCCAAGTTGATAATGGAGCTAAATATTAGCATAGTTGTTACTGTTGACCACTACCTTGaaattcctttatttatttatttataattaaattgagCCTGCTGTAGTTTTCACTAGGGCTGTATAAGCAATCCaattcaaaacacaaaactttttttttttaatactttcaTTAACATAAGGCAAAAGACTCAGGATTAACATTACAAAAGTGATGTATGGTAGAGGAGGTTTAATTACATAAATCAGcaattaaaattgattttggaAGCAATCCACCATGAATGAATCATCTTAGAGGTCACAAGCCTATAGAACTTTTTTGGCTGAATCAAGCTGAATGCTTGTAAAATTATCACTTAATTAAAGTTGAATGCTTATAGAATAATGCATAGTGGTTcgaattttcctttttttaaaaagatattgaataataGAATTCCTTTCAGATTGATCATATGCAACCAAGGTTCTAAGTTACCATGGTCAATACTTAATAGgataaattatatgaaaaaaaaaaaaagaaagaataattaaaaaaagtaaggaaTCTGGCACAAGAAGGCAATTAATATTCCGGGACAATGGGTTAAAAGTAATTTAGCCATGTGTCcatgttcttttcttttgtttcttgagTGAAGAGGTTTAAAATCATATTTAGCCAATTAGCTTCGTCTAATGTTTGGTTTTATGAAGTTTAGTCATCTCATGAATCTGGTGCCAAAATTAACCACTATAAGCCCCTAAATGAGTCGTAATTTACGTTGAATGGTTGAAAAAAATTGCGTGAGTATATAATACGCTGCATTGGAATGGAATGTAGCGTTAGCTTGTTTGGTTCAACTTATTTATACCTTAAAAGGGAATATACAGTTTTTTAAAGTCTCACTTTTTTCaagttataagttataactataCTTGAACATAATAAACAAACTAAGTTGATGAAAATAAGCTCATTCACATGCACATACAAATTGcacacatatttttttaatggaaattgcACAAAATTTAAAGCATAATAATTTTAAGTGATAATGGAATTTGGGTAGTCTATGAAAACTATTTTGGAGCTAGACCACCTAAATTATGGTGCTAAATTATAGAAACCATGTATTAGTCAATAACTCTAATGTGGATTTGCTACATTGGGAACGTGATTATGCTTAGTAGGTTAATGTTCACAAAGAAAGAGGTTGGAACGCTTTGGTTAAAAGAGTTTGACCCATTTTTCAACTTATGTTGCACGCATGGGTTCCAAACCCTAGGTCAAGGAACAGACAAGAAAGGCTTCAAACGAGGGCTACACTTAGGAAGTTGAGTAAATTTGGAGTTCCCACTTGGCCATTTGACTCTGAAGATCATCACCAATTCATTAATAGGTAATAGTTTGTTATCCATATGGCAGACATGGTTAGCAAACTTAAGCAATGATCAATTTCTTTATAATTAGCACAGTGATTCATTGATTTGAgattcccaaattttttttaatagatatgaCAGGATTTAAATCTACAATTTCTGTTTCATAATGATTGCTATTTGTTGTCTAGCTAAGATActaattgatttctttttggcGTAGGCAAGATTCaatattgatttcttttttgtgtagGCACGATTTGATCCCTAATCCTTTATTTGACGGCAAAAGATTACCAATTGCATTCTTGGCATCCATTTGGGcttcttattttttatcaatacaaaaatgtgaaaaaatagtAGTTGACATGAGCAGATATGTCTTTGTGCTAccatttttttgagaaattaggGGAGTCCAATGCCCACCTACTCTTAAGTTGAAATGCGGCATCTCAAAACTGGGGTCAAGCACATTActaaatagttttgaaattgAGAATTTCTTATTCCAATGTTCATAAAATCAAGGGGATTGACTTGTGCTTGAGATTGTAATGGCAAGCTCTTAGAAAATTAAGGTTAATTATCTAATGGTTCAATGTGAATGAATTTTAACTAAAGAAGAAGGGTGTgtatttaaagtttaaaatgttgCCAATAATATATAGAGAAATGGCATCTTGTATTGTTAAAAGAGATCCACACAATTAGAGTGCAGGTTACCAAATTCTAGAATTTGACtaaatgtgtcaatttaattattatgcAGCTGATTTCTTCTGGTATATTGGGAGAAATTTTTTAGGTCCATATTACTATAGTAAATGCCAGGTTGACAATCTAACCCATGGAAAATTTGtcaatattttcctaattttcagtttttacccCTTGCCTAACATGTTTTTCATTTCCACTATGTAAATCATACCTAAATTATAAACTGTGGTtaatcaagaaaataatttccctccctttttttttaatgtcagaTGGCAGCATTAGtcaaaccaaaatttaagtGGTTCAACTgcaattttcttactatttggTAAACTGTCCAATTTTACCCTAAACAATGCAATTTAAAACATTAAGCCTTGAGCAAAACTGTTTGCCTAACCTTGCCATTACCTTCTTATATATCTGGGAAAATGTTGCTGGCATTGGCAAAAGAATTATGAGGGCAGGGTAGTTATAATGTCAATATGTCATATTGTCTTGGCCCTCCCATGGTTTTGGGGGCAGATTAGTAGCCACtttatcataatttataaatgaaaattttgatcaTACAATGAAAATGTCCTTTCATGTGCTTAGGCCATGTAACAATCCCTTATTGGTCATTCTGTCTTACTGTGCATTTTACAAACAATAACTTCTATTTTAGTCATCATGTTGACTGTAAAAGAGTGCAGGGGTCTACTCTAACTTCAACTATCAAACAATtagatttttcttgttatttttttgctgTGTAAAAGATGCTGAATAACAGTGCTTTATAGGTTATAAGTTCAACCTTTTCTGCTTAAAGTTCATGTACATATTATGTGTAAAGAATATTTATACATGTGGTTGACTTTGATTAGTCTCTTGAGAATCAATAACTTATCCCAAAATAAGGTGACTGAGGCTTGGTTTTTGTTATTGCTCTTATACTGGCACTTTgtagaaaaaaaaggaagaatagaatgaaaagaaaaattgtgtgAGAGAAATATAGCTTAGTAAAAAGCTGTCGTTCTAGACAAATATATAAGTCATTACATTCTGATTAATTAATTGTACATATAATTATAAatcaacataaaattattgagaaagagagagagagagagagagagagagagagagagagagagaaagtggtGTTTTTGGACTTTGGCTTAGCTTGCCAAGTAGTAGATCAATAAACTAGAGGTGGGAAAAGTTCAGCTGCCCTAAGAAAGAAGTTTGGTGGATGCCCCCTCAAAGGGTCAAATGGTTGTTTACTATATTAGTATATTTCaaatgtcttaactcttaattGGTCCCACTTTCCCTAATTCTCAGTTGAGGAATCACCAAGAGTCCAAATTTGTCCACTCTGACATGTCACATTGTTCATATGTGGCAGAGAGAATGAATGGAATAGAAGCCCTTGAAGAATGGAATAGAAATGGTATTGTTGGATCAAGGAcaccaaaatttatattttcctcAATGGaatttgcaaagaaatttttaaatattgaatatgaatttcagcTTTCTATATTGGAAGTTGCTCCATCCAACAGTTCacaaaaaaacaattgaatCAAAGATTATTTTAtaggaaaacaaataaaatattattatatacatgACATAAGAAACTTGCTTTGTCGTCTTGTTTTTGATTTGTTGAAGATAAAGTGGGGACGTATCAATGACTATTGAATATGAGGACGTATGAAAACAATTTGGTCTATAAAACCCTGGAAGCTGCTGATTTTGTAGTCATTGAGATCcttaatttggattttaaaactaCCATATATGAGGTTCAAGTTAAGGCCAAGTGAGAACTTAAATTAATTAGTCCTATTCTCTTGACTTGTGTTCCTTGGTAGCTGTTTCTTAAAAGAGCTTATCTTCGGCCTCTTCTCACTAAGTCATCACTAAGTCATCGCGATTTTCGTGAAAACACACAATCCAATTTCCATTGGAGTCACCCTGAAAGGGCGGCTGAAGCTTCGGAAGCAGACCCCCTCTTAGGATGCATAAATGGCTTTGAACTAAGTGAACTGTACTGTGAACCAGTGCTCCTTTGAGTTCATGGTATTAGTTTTGCTTAATAGCTTGAGCAGTTAATACTGTTGAATTAGTTGTTCTTAAAGACTTGACACTCGAGGGGGTCTGCTTtagttttccaaattttctttgcTTAGTACAAAGCCTACTTTGGTTAGCATTTTGGTGGTGGctataagaaaatatttatttttaagttcttTGCAATTCTAGTGCGTATTTCACCTCTTCAACTCCGTCAATATTTATAAAGGAGAGGAAATGGATGAGAAGAACGATGTTGATAAGGTTGATGATGTGATATTGCCTGGTTTTCGGTTTCATCCAACAGATGAGGAACTTGTTGGGTTTTACCTCAAGAGAAAGGTTCAGCAGCGAGCTCTCCCTATTGAGCTAATCAAGCAAGTTGATATTTACAAGTATGATCCATGGGATCTTCCAAGTAAGATAGTCCCTCCCTAGTGCATGGTTTTATTCACAGTTTGACTACTTGCTTTATCTTCCTTGTCTGACTTGTTCTTTTATGTTGGGTTAGGCTGCAAAGCATGGATgaagttttcctttcttttcattgcttccctttttcattttttagctGCCTAGCAACAAGAGCAATTTCCTTTCGTTTTCTTGCTATAGAATATTATCTATTGTAATCACTgttaaaattattcaaataactAGGAAGTCCCTTTAGTTTGGTGTAGAGTTTCATGTCATGTTCAGATAACAAACAAAAGTCTAACATCATCACTGTACTTTAAAAGCTCTGTGTACTATAATATTTTCCAAAGTAATGTTTAATCTTAGAGCTTTGTAACTGATTTTGTCTTTCTTGAAACTTTTGAGGATAAACTTTCTGTAGTTATGATTTTGTTCAAGTTTTGATGAATAGTGAACCTAATGAATACTTACTTACCAtgtcaattttttcttcaaaagagCTGGCAGCTAGTGGGGAGAAAGAGTGGTATTTCTACTGCCCAAGGGACAGGAAATACAGGAACAGTGCACGGCCAAACCGAGTGACTGGAGCTGGGTTCTGGAAGGCCACTGGGACTGACCGGCCGATATACTCCTCTGATAGCACCAAATGCATTGGTTTGAAGAAGTCCCTTGTCTTCTACAGGGGTAGAGCTGCCAAAGGGATAAAAACTGATTGGATGATGCACGAATTTCGGTTACCTTCTCTCACAGAATCAGCACCACCAAAGAAGCTCTTAGATAAAAACATTCCTGCAAATGTATGTGTTGTATAATTGTCCATctcctattttttctttaaaagcaTTTCTGGATCCTAATACACTACTTTATATATGTATACTAAATCATTATTTTCCCATTGGCACCACAGGATTCCTGGGCAATTTGCAGGATATTTAAGAAAACAAACTCTATGGCACAAAGAGCTTTTTCTCACTCTTGGGTCTCTCCACTACCAGAAACTTTGGTATCTGATATGTTCACTCAAGGTACAAACTGCACTCAGTTCAGTTCAGAGAACATCTCTTGCGCAACTGAAATTGGGTCTGCCATCCAGTTTTGCAGTACTAATGACTTACAACAAGCCCCTTCTAGCAGCTTCTCTGCTTTTGATATTCCTTCTTATAAGCCCATTAATCCTACAGTCTATAAGCCTTCCCTATTTCCTGCTTCTAATGGAGACCTTCAAAATGGCTTCATG is a genomic window of Quercus lobata isolate SW786 chromosome 2, ValleyOak3.0 Primary Assembly, whole genome shotgun sequence containing:
- the LOC115967050 gene encoding protein FEZ; protein product: MDEKNDVDKVDDVILPGFRFHPTDEELVGFYLKRKVQQRALPIELIKQVDIYKYDPWDLPKLAASGEKEWYFYCPRDRKYRNSARPNRVTGAGFWKATGTDRPIYSSDSTKCIGLKKSLVFYRGRAAKGIKTDWMMHEFRLPSLTESAPPKKLLDKNIPANDSWAICRIFKKTNSMAQRAFSHSWVSPLPETLVSDMFTQGTNCTQFSSENISCATEIGSAIQFCSTNDLQQAPSSSFSAFDIPSYKPINPTVYKPSLFPASNGDLQNGFMFSPLVSGPMKCAVDTTSMLLNPALIGDVSNASRTTDFEGPPQQFSGFSISLPQEMQENLGTGEDVSGLRKNQGAALNNQWETIQSIGFPFNLPSNDAWRPNLPWDSAPCPSEMSTNYSTNKCYT